GGACCTACGACCTGCTGCGCGAACGCCTGCTGACCCGCCAGCCGGTGGCGCACTGCCGACACTGAATGGTCGCAAAACCGCCCTTCTGTATGGTTTCGGGCGCCTCGCCTTGAGGCACACTGGGCGCCTGACAACAGGGAGCAGTGATGATGACCGAGATACTCAAGCTGGCCGCCTTCAGCGACGGCGACCAGGGCGGCAACCCGGCGGGGGTGTGGATCGGCGCAACCTTGCCGGACGACGCCAGCATGCAACGCATCGCCGCCGAGGTGGGCTTTTCCGAAACCGCGTTCGCCGCGCAACAGGCCGATGGCAGCTTTCGCGTGCGCTATTTCTCACCCTTGGCCGAAGTGCCGTTCTGTGGCCACGCCACCATCGCCTTGGGCGCAGCGCTGGCGGCCCGTGAAGGCGACGGCATCTTCGACCTGCAACTCAACCAGGCGCGCATCACCGTCGAAGGCCACGCCCAGGGCAAGCTGGTCTCGGCCGCCCTGCAATCGCCGCCGACGCACAGCCAGCCGGTCAGCGACGCGCTGCTGCAGGAAGCCTTGCAGCTGTTCGGCTATGGCCATGAGCAACTCGACCCGCGTATCCCGCCTGCCGCGATCAACGGCGGCGCCGGGCATCTGGTGCTGGCGTTGAACAGCCGTGCGGCGCTCAAGGCCATGCACTACGACCAGGCCGCCGGTCGCGAGCTGATGGTCCGCGAGGGCTGGGCGACCATCGTGCTGGTGTATGCCGAGACCGAGCAGTTCTTCCACACCCGCAACCCCTTCGCCTTCGGCGGTGTCTACGAAGACCCGGCGACCGGCGCGGCGACTGCCGCACTGGCCGGCTACCTGCGTGACATCGGCTGGCCGCACGGTGGGGTGATCGACATTCTGCAGGGCGAAGACATGGGCAGCCCGTCGCGGCTGCGTGCGGAAATCAGTGCCCAGCCAGGCAGCTCGATCCGTGTGTCGGGGATGGCGCGCTATCTGTAGCAGCGGCTTCAGCCGCGCCTACGGGTTGAGCTGGCTGCCGCTGGCCGCCACCCCCAGCAGCATCGCCGCCACCACCAGAAACGCCACGCCCAGGCTGCTGATGTGCGCGACGAAACCAATGGCCGCCGGCCCCATCAGGATGCCGGCGTAGCCCAGGGTGGTGACCGCCGGGATCGCCACGCTTTCCGGCATGCTCTGCTGCCGACCCACCGCGCTGTAGCACACCGGCACGATGTTCGAGCACCCCGCGCCCACCAGGGCATAGCCCAGCAACGCAGCTTCCCAGGCCGGCACCAGTGTGGCCACGCAGAGGCCGCTGGCCGCCAGCAGGCCGCCAAGGATGATGATGCGGTGGGGGCCGACGCGGCGCACGATGGCGTCGCCGAACAGCCGGCCGAAGGTCATGGTCACCGCGAACACCGCATAGCCCAGCCCGGCGTAGGCGGTCTCCATGCCCCGCACGGAGGTGAGAAACACCGCGCTCCAGTCCAGCATCGCGCCTTCGGCGAGAAACACCGTAAAGCACAACAGGCCGATGAACAGCACCACACCATGGGGAATGGCGAACGCCGGCCCCTCGGCGGCGCTGCCATAAGGCAGCAAATGCGGCATGGCCTTGAGCATGGTCGCCAGGGTGACCGCCACCACTACCAGAATCGCCAGCAGCGGCGAAGCCCCCAGGGCCAGCAAGGCACTGACGCCAGCGGCACCGACGATACCGCCCAGGCTGAACAGGCCATGGAAGCCCGACATCATGGTCTTGCCGCTGGCCCGCTCGACGATCACCGCCTGGACATTGGCAGTGCAATCCACCGCGCCCATGCCCACGCCGAACACGAACAGCGTCGCCACCAGCAGCGGCAGACTTTCCAGGGTCGCCAGCAACGGCAGGCACAGGCAGATCAGGACACTGCCGCCCACCAGCAGGCGCCGGCAGCCCCAGCGAGCGGCCAGGGCACCGGCGAGCGGCATGGCAGTGATCGAGCCGATGCCCAGGCACAGCAGCAGCAGGCCCAGCATGCCGTCCTCCAGCCCTACCCGAGCCTTGGCATAAGGCACCAAAGGTGCCCAGGCAGCCATACAGAAACCGGCGATGAAAAATGCCAGGCGGGTAGCCATCTGTTCCTGGCGCGGCGTGCTGCCGGTGTGAACAGCTGGGGTTTCAAGCGCGGTCATGGCGGCTCCTTGTGCATGACGGTAGTCGGACGGTGCAACTCTGAGACAGGCTCCGGCCCGGAAAGTCCCGGCCAGGCACGAATGCCGCGCCTTTTAAACGGCCCGCCCGATCCGATACGCAGGCAGGAGCGGTCAGAACGGTGCGTCGCTGTTCACAGGCTGCCCGACCAGTTGCAGGAACTGCGTCACGGCAGGGTCGCTCAGCGCAACGAATTCGGCCGATTCGGAGAACGCCACCACCACTTCCTGGCGGTTCATGCTCTGGCCCTGCAGCATGCTCATCCACCAGTCCTTGCCACCGCTGTCCGCCGGGCGGTCAAGCACGTTCAGGTACAGACGATCGACGAACGCCGAGTCGTCCAGCGCCCCGTAGGACTGCTGGAACTCATTGCCGTTGATGAAACTGGCAGCGATATCGCTCACGCCCATGCCGCGGTCGGCCTGCTGCTCCCAGTAGCGGAAACCGCCAAGGTCGGGGCTGCGATCGAAGACCGCCATGTACAGCCGGGCCAATGCGGCATCACTCGTGCCTGAAACGCCTGCGCCCTCACGGCTGTGCGATACCGAGATTTCCCTGTAGGTGCCGGAGCCGTCTGTGTCGCGATACAGGGTAGTTTCCACCCAGCCATCGTCACGCTCTTCATGCACGACGTCGGAGCCCGACACCGTATAGCGCTCGTCCGCCTCGATGGCATCGACTTCCCAGACGCCGTCGTCCCATTCGTACACACCCTGGACCTGCCCATTGACGATATCGAAACGCTTCAGATCGACTTCTGCCATGCCTGCCATCCCTCTTCCCAGATTGAACATCAATGTGATGGCGAGGAAGGTACGGTCCATGGCTTAAACCAAGCTTAAAGATTGGTAACAAACTCGTCGGTAAAACCCCTTCTAAAATGCGGGGAGAAGTATTCGCAGGACGCTTCTGGACAGGCGTGGGCTGATGATCTGTTGCAATTTCGATGACACGGCTGTTCTGAATCATGCACAGCCCCTAGAATAGCCGCCCCGCCCCATTCCGGTGCAGGGACCTTCTTCTACTTCACCCATATCAAGAGTCTTCCGTGCAGAAAGGCATCGCGCTCTCGGTACTGGCTTCCTGCTTGTTCGGGGTCATGTACTACTACACCTCCCTGATGACCCCGCTCAGCGGCGAGGAAATCTTCGGCTGGCGCATGCTGCTGACCGTGCCTTGCGTGACCCTGTTCATGATGGCCAGCGGCGACTGGCCGCTGGTACGGGCCATGGCCGCGCGCCTGCTGCAACAGCCGGCCCTGGTGATGGGCATCATGCTGTCGTCGCTGCTGATGGGCATCCAGCTACTGCTGTTCATGTGGGCGCCGTTGCACGGTCGCAGCCTGGAAGTCTCGCTGGGCTATTTCCTGCTGCCCTTGACCATGATCCTCACCGGCCGCGTGGTGTATGGCGAACATCTCTCGCACCTGCAGAAGATCGCCGCCGCCTTCGCCAGTTTCGGTGTCGCCCATGAGGTCTGGCGCCTGGGCAGCTTTTCCTGGGAGACGTTGGTGGTCGCGGCCGGCTACCCGGTGTATTTCGTGCTGCGCCGCAAGCTCAAGACCGATAACCTCGGCGGCCTGTGGTTCGACATGCTGTTCATGCTGCCGGTAGGCGTGTGGTTCATCCTCAGTGGCAACCCCGCCGCTGCCCAGGAAACCCCGCGCCTGTACCTGCTGATTCCTCTGCTCGGGGTGATCAGCGCCTCGGCGCTGGTCAGTTACCTGCTGGCCAGCCGGCTCCTGCCGTTCAGCCTGTTCGGGCTGCTCAGCTATGTGGAGCCCGTGCTGCTGGTTGGGGTGGCGCTGCTGCTGGGCGAGAGCATCGGTCCGGATGAATGGCTGACCTATATCCCGATCTGGCTGGCGGTGCTGGTGCTGATCCTAGAAGGCGCGCGCCACCTGCTCGCGCAGCGTCGGCGCAATGCGCTTTGAGGTCTTGTGTGGCCCGGTAGGAGCGGCTTCAGCCGCGAAAGCGCCAGGAAATTAACTGCATCTGCTGTGAACATGCGGTCGCTTCGCTGAAGCCGCTCCTACCCGGTCTAACCGAACTGCATTGGCCTTAAGGCCGCTTCGCGGCTGAAGCCGTTACCTGCCTGACGCTGTTGCCGCTCATTCGGTGAAGCGCTGCAGCTGCATTTCCTGAAGGCGGCTGAGGGTGCGCTGGAAGGCGAAGCCCAGGTAGCCCTCGGTGTACAGCTGTTCCATGGGCACCGAGGCTTCAACGTAGAGGGGCACGCGCCGGTCGTAGCATTCATCGACCAGGGCGATGAAGCGCCGCACGCCGTCGTCCTTGGGCGACAGCTGCGGCAGTTCACGGTCGCCGGCCTTGACCTGCTCGGCACCGTCTTCGGTGCCACGGGCGATCTTCGCTTCACGCTGTGCGGCACTGAGCGACGGCACCTCACTGAGCATCACCACCGCAAAGCGGTCGCACAGGGCGATGAAATCCATGGCTGCCAACGGCTGTTCGCACAGGTCGCGGTAGCGGCACCAGATCACGTTGTCGGTATGCTGCACCACGTTGACGCTGCGGTAACCCAGCATCACCTGGGTGTCATGGACGGTCTGCCCGGTGGTCAGCGCCTGGAACACCTCGCCCAGGGCGCTGGGCTGGCCCGCCTCGCGCACCCAGTAGCGTTGCAACAGCTGGCCGGGGTGCAGGCGATGGTCTTCGCCACCATCGACCCGCACCACTTGCATATGCCGTTCGATGGCGGCGATGGCCGGCATGAATCGCTCACGGTTGTGGCCATGACTGTACAGCTCCGGCGGCGGAATGTTCGAGGTACAGACCAGCACCACGCCCTCTTCGAACAGGGTCTGCAACAGACCGCCAAGAATCACCGCGTCGCCGAT
The Pseudomonas sp. DTU_2021_1001937_2_SI_NGA_ILE_001 DNA segment above includes these coding regions:
- a CDS encoding PhzF family phenazine biosynthesis protein translates to MMTEILKLAAFSDGDQGGNPAGVWIGATLPDDASMQRIAAEVGFSETAFAAQQADGSFRVRYFSPLAEVPFCGHATIALGAALAAREGDGIFDLQLNQARITVEGHAQGKLVSAALQSPPTHSQPVSDALLQEALQLFGYGHEQLDPRIPPAAINGGAGHLVLALNSRAALKAMHYDQAAGRELMVREGWATIVLVYAETEQFFHTRNPFAFGGVYEDPATGAATAALAGYLRDIGWPHGGVIDILQGEDMGSPSRLRAEISAQPGSSIRVSGMARYL
- a CDS encoding MFS transporter; its protein translation is MTALETPAVHTGSTPRQEQMATRLAFFIAGFCMAAWAPLVPYAKARVGLEDGMLGLLLLCLGIGSITAMPLAGALAARWGCRRLLVGGSVLICLCLPLLATLESLPLLVATLFVFGVGMGAVDCTANVQAVIVERASGKTMMSGFHGLFSLGGIVGAAGVSALLALGASPLLAILVVVAVTLATMLKAMPHLLPYGSAAEGPAFAIPHGVVLFIGLLCFTVFLAEGAMLDWSAVFLTSVRGMETAYAGLGYAVFAVTMTFGRLFGDAIVRRVGPHRIIILGGLLAASGLCVATLVPAWEAALLGYALVGAGCSNIVPVCYSAVGRQQSMPESVAIPAVTTLGYAGILMGPAAIGFVAHISSLGVAFLVVAAMLLGVAASGSQLNP
- a CDS encoding DUF4214 domain-containing protein, yielding MAEVDLKRFDIVNGQVQGVYEWDDGVWEVDAIEADERYTVSGSDVVHEERDDGWVETTLYRDTDGSGTYREISVSHSREGAGVSGTSDAALARLYMAVFDRSPDLGGFRYWEQQADRGMGVSDIAASFINGNEFQQSYGALDDSAFVDRLYLNVLDRPADSGGKDWWMSMLQGQSMNRQEVVVAFSESAEFVALSDPAVTQFLQLVGQPVNSDAPF
- the rarD gene encoding EamA family transporter RarD, whose translation is MQKGIALSVLASCLFGVMYYYTSLMTPLSGEEIFGWRMLLTVPCVTLFMMASGDWPLVRAMAARLLQQPALVMGIMLSSLLMGIQLLLFMWAPLHGRSLEVSLGYFLLPLTMILTGRVVYGEHLSHLQKIAAAFASFGVAHEVWRLGSFSWETLVVAAGYPVYFVLRRKLKTDNLGGLWFDMLFMLPVGVWFILSGNPAAAQETPRLYLLIPLLGVISASALVSYLLASRLLPFSLFGLLSYVEPVLLVGVALLLGESIGPDEWLTYIPIWLAVLVLILEGARHLLAQRRRNAL
- the zapE gene encoding cell division protein ZapE, translating into MPGLSPLQAYEHALERGFLPDASQREAAEQLQACWQALAAGKARPRGIYLWGPVGRGKTWLMDRFHESLQVPSLQVPSRRQHFHHFMRWVHKRMFELTGTAQPLASIARELAGDVRVLCFDEFFVTDIGDAVILGGLLQTLFEEGVVLVCTSNIPPPELYSHGHNRERFMPAIAAIERHMQVVRVDGGEDHRLHPGQLLQRYWVREAGQPSALGEVFQALTTGQTVHDTQVMLGYRSVNVVQHTDNVIWCRYRDLCEQPLAAMDFIALCDRFAVVMLSEVPSLSAAQREAKIARGTEDGAEQVKAGDRELPQLSPKDDGVRRFIALVDECYDRRVPLYVEASVPMEQLYTEGYLGFAFQRTLSRLQEMQLQRFTE